Genomic DNA from Triticum dicoccoides isolate Atlit2015 ecotype Zavitan chromosome 4B, WEW_v2.0, whole genome shotgun sequence:
CTGTTTGTGCAGTCCATGCTTCGGGTGAAACCCTAGACCAATGTCTTATTGGGTCAGATGATGGTGATGCCTATGGCGTTGTTTCCCGTTACCCCTTCTCAAAGGCATCCTTTTGGAGCACAATCTCAATGACGAGTTATGTGGTCTACAACTTTAGGGACCTCTGGATGTTCATCATCATGGATGGGTGATGACAATGACACTTGTGTTGCGATAACCCGCAGGAGACATATGGTGTCCGCTTTGAAAATTAAATCCCTAATTTATAAATTATATGCAAATTTAAGTTCAAACGTGTTATTGAGTAGCTGCGTATAATTTTGACTTTGGTGGCGTGTTGTAATTCGTTTGATTCAGAATGAGCAAATAATGGACCCATtacagcatctctagcagatcactTAAAAGAGCCAAAACTGAAATAATCGTTGTTTTATGATTTTGAGCGAAAAACTGACCCGATACATCCCTCAAAATTGGCTCGCCCGTATATTTTTCCTTTTTTGAGGAAAACCTTAAAACGAGCATCCAATATCTCATATGTTCAGAATTCGTGGAAAATTTTCTAGTTCCCTTTAAATAAAANNNNNNNNNNNNNNNNNNNNNNNNNNNNNNNNNNNNNNNNNNNNNNNNNNNNNNNNNNNNNNNNNNNNNNNNNNNNNNNNNNNNNNNNNNNNNNNNNNNNNNNNNNNNNNNNNNNNNNNNNNNNNNNNNNNNNNNNNNNNNNNNNNNNNNNNNNNNNNNNNNNNNNNNNNNNNNNNNNNNNNNNNNNNNNNNNNNNNNNNNNNNNNNNNNNNNNNNNNNNNNNNNNNNNNNNNNNNNNNNNNNNNNNNNNNNNNNNNNNNNNNNNNNNNNNNNNNNNNNNNNNNNNNNNNNNNNNNNNNNNNNNNNNNNNNNNNNNNNNNNNNNNNNNNNNNNNNNNNNNGGCCGACGCTGCACTCCAACCCCACTGCCTTCGGAAAAAATTTCGCCGGACAAGCCCGATTCGGACAGGAGCGCCCGCCTCTCCTCCTGCGACCGTCGCTGGCCGACGCCGACATCCAACCCCGTTGCCTCCTCCTTCCCCGTGGCGGGCTCCCTCTTCCATCGCATGTTGCCACGGCCACCAAGGCATGACCGCGTCACACCTTACCTCGACGGCCCTGGCCTCCCCGGTGCTCCCGTTGTATCCGCACCGCACTCCCTCCCCGGCCACCCCGTGCCTGCCTAGATTTTGCCGGCCAAACGCgtgaaaggaagaagaagatgaccacAGGGATATTCGGTTTTACAGTGAACATTTACGCGATCTATTCCGCTGATGTCCGGATGGTACCGTAAAACAGGTTTAAGAATTTTTCTTATAATGCTTTTACGGTACCGTGATATAAGAAATCTGCTAAAGATGCTCTCACATAGTGATACCCTTACAAGTTCAAAGTATGGTCCACTATCTGTATTATGTGCAAATGCCTAGCTTAGGTATTTACGATTCGAGAATGTGACGGTTCAACATTTACACGCGCGTGCTTAATTGCTTATCGACACCGCTGCTCGATCGCCTCGCGTAGCGCCCGTCTTGACGCCGCTACGTCTCTCCCGGCGACGAACGGGTGCACGAGCAGCTCCCCGACGGACGCCCGCTTCCGGTGGTCCTTCTGCAGGCAAGCGGCCACGAAACCCCGGAGCCCCGGCGACGCTGCACCGTCGGCAAGTGCCGGCAGCTCGCGGAAGCAGACGGCGCACATGAGCGCCGCCCAGGTCAGCTCCTGCCCGGCGGGGAGCAGCGGGTAGCGCCCCATCAGAAGCTCCAGGACGGTCACCCCCAGCCCCCACACGTCGGCGGCGTAGGGGTCGACGGggccctcctcgtcgccgtcgccgtgcaaCGACCGCTCCGTGTCGAAGCGCTCGGGGCTCATGTACGCGGCGGTGCCCTCGTAGGCCGCGCGGTACTTGCCGGCGCGGGAGACGACCTCGGCTATGCCGAAGTCGGCGATCTTGACCTGCCCGGCCCTGTTGACCAGAAGGTTCGCAGGCTTGATGTCGCGGTGGACGACGCGGCGGGCGCGGAGGTAGGCCAGGCCGGACAGCGCCTGCGCCGCCACCTCCGCCAGCGCCTCCTCCGGGAAGCCTCCCTGGCCGCCGCGGACGAGCGAGTCGAGCGAACCGCCGTCCATCAGCTCGAGGAGTAAGGCGGAGTCGCCGGAAGCCGTCGGGAGTACCGAGTGGCACCGGACGATGTATGGGGAGTCGACGCGCCGCACAACATCTACCTCCTCGTCGGCGCCGGGATGGCCGCGGTGAATGATCTTGAGCGCGTACAGCGCCGACGTGCGGCGGTGCGAGACCTTGTGGACGGTCCCGCCGTTCCCGCGCCCAAGGACAGAGAGCCTGTCGAAGTCGCTCAGGCGGAACTCGCCGTCCGGCCGAGCCGCCGAGGTGGACGGCGTCGCCGCGGTGACTGGCGCCGGGGCCGGGCACCGGAAGGCCCACGTGGGAGCGTCGAGCGTGAGGTGAAGCTGCGGTAGACGTCTTTCTCTGGCAGCCGCCATGATCTTGATCgccgtgtgtatgtgtgtgtgtgttttgcaaGAACTGTATTCTCAAaagtatgatgaaattgatgatcgaGTAATGGATGATGTTTTTTGTGGAGGTGAGCTTAGCTTGCTTTATACTGCGATGTGGCGGCGCAAGTGGCCCTACCTTAAATTTGGCTGACTGTGCTGAGATTTTGATGTGTAACTTCCGAATCTTTTTAAAACCTTTCTTTTGAAAACGATGTCAAAATCTGCTTATTTATCTTGTGCAAGAATGGATATTCATAATGTTATTGAGTCTAAAATTCAAGGAGAGTTATGCCAAACGTTTCCTTCGAAATACCCCCTAAAACATTGCTTGGCAAAAAATAGACGGTTGGGTTTCTTCCGGATGCTTCGGTTGGGTCGCCGTTTTGGGCATGTAATGTTTACACCGGTTTCCTCCATTACGTTTCCGGCCGAGAATCGCTGGTGGCCGGTAAGATACACTTGTAAGCTTAATACCGTTGTATAATAATACACCAATGCTTTAGGAATTACGAGTTTGATGTGTGTATTTGGCCTAGGCAGCGGAACTTGATTTGTTTTCCCCTGAGCCGTTAGATCTCCATTCACATGTCTTGAGATCAATCTTCACTTTGCTACGCTATACCCTAACTTGCAATTGCCGCTACTGCCGCCTCGTCATTCTCCGGctcccgccaccgcctccaccttctCCTTTTATTTTCGTGACCGTGCTATCAATACATTGTTAGACTAGCGAAGTGTTATATATACAAAAAAGTGCTAAAATATATACACTACATCAACATAATGTACATCTATCTACAGTGTCACGAAGTTACAAACATAATTTAAGTCCACTAACCAAGTTAAGAAAGTCAAATTTGACCATCATAAGTATCTCAAAATTTCTTATGTGAATAGTAAGTAAGCTACTATTTAGAACATGATGTCCTTCCCAATATCATGTAAGTCAAATTTGCTGGTGTGTTTGTAGCACGGTAGCTATCGCGAGTCTTGTATTATGTTGTTTTTTAGGGTTTGTATGATGTTATTCAGTTGAAGTACACACACTTTTTGCTTTGTATGTTTATGTTTGTTTTCCATTTATTATATGTGTGTGTTCTACTATACTTCAAGTATTATGATTAATTTTATCATGTGTTAATAAATCTGTTAAACAAGTCTGACTAATTTTTGAAGAAGTGTCAAGTGGGGTTATATAATTATCCACTATGCTAAGCTTGATATTGATATTAATCCCAAACACTTGGGGGTTGAAAGGACCGCCGTCGCTAACGAACATTGTCATCTTTAATATTAGGTGACGTGGATATGTACCTCTTAAATGGTAAGCTCAGTGTGAAAACATATGCCTAATTCAAGAGATATTTACTAGTCCAAAGATGTAGACTGGTTGAGCGCGGGAATGAACACAACACAAATAAAAAGATGCATGATAGATAAGAATAGAATATTTTAAGTCCATAAATCGagttactccctctgatccatattactAAAACTGTGACAAGTaatttggattggagggagtacaaAATTTCTAAAAGATATAAACTACAAACAATGTAATATACAATATCAACAAATAAtgtaaaaaaatccaaaatttctTTAAGTACGTAATTTCTTTTAAGTCCATAAAATTGAGTTAGGAAAGTCAAGTTTCACAATTAGTATCTCATAATTTCTTTTGTAAATAGTAAACTAAGCGAAAATCCATCCCTGCACCCGAGCTCATCTACACCCACGctgacaaaaaatatataaaacaaatactaaaaaattcaaaaaaaattgtggTAGACAATTTGATTCGTGAGGTCCGCTCtgattttcaaatcatttggacatttgaggagctctcagcaaaaaaaacaaattgagggtctgtaaaaatgtttactgttcatgtACTGTTTTGACCTGATTTGTCTTctttgctgagagctgctcagatgtccaaatgatttgaaatttgGAGCGGGTCTCACGCTTCAAATAGTATATcacacaaaaaaattggaattttttgaatttttttctatccgggtgcagatgagcctgggcaccgaaacGCCCTACTCGTAAACTAAGCTAGTATTCAGAACATTATGCCCTCTTCTGGTAACATGAAAGTTAAATTTGCTAGTGTGTTGGTAGCATGGCAGCTACCAGCTACCACAAGTATAATCTATTTAGTGGACGTGCACACCATTTGGTTTTGTATGTTTATGTTTGTTTCACTTTGTTATATGTGTGTGTTGTACTCTCAAAATTAGGTTTTCGGTCCGCTTTACCACGTCAACACAAGTAGTTCAAGTAGTATATCTTCCTAGTCCAACTTACCTCTTGACCTAGCCAGCCGCCGCCTCCAAAAAGTTAGGGTACTCTGCCTcctgccggcgccggcgccggtccaTCGCGTCTCCGGTGGctttagggccatggaggcggagtGGATCTCGCCCATTGCCGGTGTTTTTACATCTTTtttcgagttttgttagggtttgtgtcctgctcaggaaggcgagacgacgGCAGCTCCctaaagatggaataaaggtctcctcgCCTAGCCCCCCTTCCGGTGATGCGTCTAGCATCATTGGtgggtgtgtggaggtgtgtctccggcggatctgtctttggtggatttgttCGGACCTGTTCGTTGTTCGTCTTTGTTCGtgcgtcttcaggttggatccttttgatTTACACTCGTCATCTACGGCGGTTGTTGTTCTGCTGTATtggttctatggggccttagcacaacgacTTTCTGACTCTACTAAACCAAGGTTTGCCCGGCTTCGGCGAGGGAAGGGCGATGACAGCGgtgtgccttcggctcgcttcagtgcttctagtcgtcgctagatggtctacagatctagatgtaatttttattatttttagtgtTCGTTGTCCTATCATGATtgatgatgaatagattgaaagttttttttgaaaaaaaacacaAGTAGTTCAAgtgcatgaaagtaaataacaggtccggTTGGTGGTGCAACAAACACAAACTATAATTCATGTAAGCTAGATACCTCTATACTAGTTCTACCATGGGTTCCAACTTCAGAACGGGTCCGAGTAATAATTTGTAAACAAGTGTCAAGTGGGGCTAGATAGTTATCCACTCAACAAGCCTCGCATTTGGGGGCTTAGAGtattactagtagaaccctcaaaccctcaaatccttaaagaagttttaagggttgagaagtgtcactttttgacacttttaagggttgaaaaacaggggcaaatactagaaccctcaaacccaacccttaaacTGCTTTAAGGATTAGAtctgagggttctagtctttgcctcgaccccaacctttaaatctatcatttgacatctcacaatttatgacaacaagaacacaatcaacttccaaacaaactaccaagtgacaatcattgatgcatggtttaatagtttacatcacaaaatcaccatcttcctcctctcatcggcaccatcaccaaaaagttgcacctcggcgccatctcctagaccacaagcgggctccatcaagcatctccatcGGCACCGATGGAGTCGTACACACCGCCATCACCGCAACTACTCATCGGAGTGTCACCTCGAAAAGTAGAGGACGCAACACggaacatcctcttcctctccgtGATGCCCTCCTTGTAGTCCTTCCACCATTGCAATTGGTCTTGATCCATGTCCttcttggacatcatcatgtgctctttctcttccaccatgagttctttctatacctttgcctctttgagcttgatcatcctctcctccaactcggcCTTGCGCTTTACTTCTTCACGCTTTGCTGCAACTTGTGCAAGCTTGACCTCTTTCTTCTTCTCGGTGATAAGAAGCTTCGTCTCCAATGTCTTCGTTGTCAATTCCTCTCTTGCCTTCATCATGTGGTCCATCTTCTCCCTTAGGCTTGACGCCTCTTCTTCCATCTTCACCCTTAGCTTGCCCTTCTTGTTTCCCTCGGGCTTGCCCAAGTtcctctcctcctcgtcttcactatcatccatccttagcattgccgacttcttgggtgcggtctcttgatccctcaacttccacttgtcaaaggtttgaagaattgaccaaacatgcttaaatgggaatggcttgcccttggaagcggacatctccttgtacctcatgccggcaattgtctcctatcaaccacacataaatcacataagaacccaccaatagcatagtgcacacacataatcaaaatagtgaagaaatatgtactcacatagtcactctccacggttccactaggtggtgcatccctcacttggtccatggccgcactccAACGAGCACAAGCGGGCTTGATCaactcccaccggccttgaagcgacCGGAAAGTGCGATGGATGAACCCACTATTCTTCGGCTTGATCCTACAATAGACGtcctcgatcctttgccaata
This window encodes:
- the LOC119293290 gene encoding mitogen-activated protein kinase kinase 9-like, translating into MAAARERRLPQLHLTLDAPTWAFRCPAPAPVTAATPSTSAARPDGEFRLSDFDRLSVLGRGNGGTVHKVSHRRTSALYALKIIHRGHPGADEEVDVVRRVDSPYIVRCHSVLPTASGDSALLLELMDGGSLDSLVRGGQGGFPEEALAEVAAQALSGLAYLRARRVVHRDIKPANLLVNRAGQVKIADFGIAEVVSRAGKYRAAYEGTAAYMSPERFDTERSLHGDGDEEGPVDPYAADVWGLGVTVLELLMGRYPLLPAGQELTWAALMCAVCFRELPALADGAASPGLRGFVAACLQKDHRKRASVGELLVHPFVAGRDVAASRRALREAIEQRCR